The Platichthys flesus chromosome 8, fPlaFle2.1, whole genome shotgun sequence genome has a window encoding:
- the phf6 gene encoding PHD finger protein 6 isoform X1: protein MSGQKKVAAARLLKCAFCRTNRDKECGQLLLSDSQKVAAHHKCMLFSSALVTSHSDSENIGAFSVEDVKKEIKRGNKLTCSSCHRPGATIGCDVKTCRRTYHYYCALKDKAQINENPSQGTYIVYCRKHRDDSLDNVEADEEGGVANESDSSPPQSRGRGRFEKVRARAGSRGQSEDTRSTSSQAADEESSSHRDRSPLRTSQGDGGQRCGFCHAGEEENTTRGMLHSDNSKKVAAHYKCMLFSSGTVQLTTTSRAEFGNFEVKTVIQEIKRGKRMKCTLCTQLGATIGCEIKACVKTYHYHCGLQDKAKYIENMARGIYKLYCKNHSGNEERDEEDEERENRSRERAASDHGGTPATQVNGN, encoded by the exons ATGTCGGGACAGAAGAAAGTCGCTGCAGCACGGCTGCTTAAATGTGCCTTCTGCAGAACCAACAGAGACAAGGAGTGTGGCCAGTTGCTGCTGTCGGACAGCCAGAAGGTGGCAGCCCACCATAAGTGCATG ctgttctcctctgctctggtcACGTCTCACTCAGACAGTGAAAACATCGGCGCATTCTCTGTTGAGGATGTGAAGAAGGAGATCAAGAGGGGGAACAAACTG ACGTGTTCTTCTTGTCACCGGCCGGGTGCTACTATCGGCTGCGACGTGAAGACCTGTCGGAGGACGTATCACTATTACTGTGCCCTAAAGGACAAAGCTCAAATCAACGAGAATCCCTCACAAGGGACTTACAT TGTTTACTGTCGCAAACACCGAGATGATTCTCTGGACAACGTTGAAG cagaTGAAGAGGGAGGTGTGGCCAATGAGTCCGACTCGTcacctccacagagcagaggcagaggaaggtTTGAGAAGGTGAGAGCCAGGGCGGGCTCTCGTGGCCAATCGGAAGACACCCGCTCAACCTCCTCACAGGCTGCAGACGAGGAGAGCTCCTCCCAT CGGGACAGGTCACCTCTCCGGACCAGCCAAGGAGACGGCGGCCAGCGCTGTGGCTTTTGTCATGCTGGTGAGGAAGAGAACACAACGAGGGGCATGCTTCACAGCGACAACTCCAAGAAAGTGGCGGCACACTACAAGTGCATG CTTTTTTCATCGGGGACAGTCCAGCTGACGACAACATCGCGCGCTGAGTTTGGAAACTTTGAAGTAAAAACAGTCATCCAGGAAATCAAGCGAGGGAAAAGAATG AAATGTACTCTGTGCACTCAGCTGGGAGCCACCATTGGCTGTGAAATCAAAGCATGTGTGAAGACCTACCACTATCACTGCGGCCTGCAGGACAAAGCCAAGTACATCGAAAACATGGCCCGCGGCATCTACAA ACTGTACTGTAAGAACCACAGTGGGAATGAGGAGagggatgaggaagatgaggaacgAGAGAATCGCAGCAGAGAGAGGGCAGCTAGCGACCATGGAGGAACACCGGCAACGCAAGTGAACGGCAATTAG
- the hprt1 gene encoding hypoxanthine-guanine phosphoribosyltransferase: MATSSSCVVISDEEQGYDLDLFCIPKHYASDLERVYIPHGLILDRTERLAREIMKEMGGHHIVALCVLKGGYKFFADLLDYIKALNRNSDRSIPMTVDFIRLKSYCNDQSTGEIKVIGGDDLSTLTGKNVLIVEDIIDTGKTMKTLLELLKQYKPKMVKVASLLVKRTPRSVGYRPDFVGFEVPDKFVVGYALDYNEYFRDLNHICVISETGKEKYKA, from the exons ATGGCGACATCCAGCTCCTGCGTGGTG ATCAGTGATGAGGAGCAGGGGTATGACCTGGACCTTTTCTGCATACCAAAGCACTATGCCTCTGACCTGGAGAGGGTCTACATCCCACATGGACTCATCTTGGACAG GACAGAGAGACTGGCCAGAGAGATCATGAAAGAAATGGGGGGCCATCACATTGTGGCCCTCTGTGTGCTCAAAGGGGGCTACAAGTTCTTTGCAGACCTGCTGGACTATATCAAGGCCCTGAACAGGAACAGTGACCGCTCCATCCCAATGACAGTGGACTTCATTCGCCTCAAGAGCTACTGT AACGACCAGTCGACAGGTGAAATCAAAGTTATTGGTGGAGATGACTTGTCTACACTGACAGGCAAG AATGTCTTGATCGTGGAG GACATTATCGACACAGGGAAGACGATGAAGACATTGCTGGAGCTCCTCAAGCAGTACAAACCCAAAATGGTTAAAGTAGCAAG TTTGTTGGTGAAGAGAACTCCAAGAAGTGTTGGCTACCGACCAGACT TTGTTGGATTCGAGGTGCCTGACAAATTTGTGGTGGGATACGCGCTAGACTACAATGAGTACTTTAGAGATCTAAAT cATATCTGCGTCATTAGTGAAACAGGGAAGGAGAAGTACAAGGCATGA
- the phf6 gene encoding PHD finger protein 6 isoform X2, producing the protein MSGQKKVAAARLLKCAFCRTNRDKECGQLLLSDSQKVAAHHKCMLFSSALVTSHSDSENIGAFSVEDVKKEIKRGNKLTCSSCHRPGATIGCDVKTCRRTYHYYCALKDKAQINENPSQGTYIVYCRKHRDDSLDNVEDEEGGVANESDSSPPQSRGRGRFEKVRARAGSRGQSEDTRSTSSQAADEESSSHRDRSPLRTSQGDGGQRCGFCHAGEEENTTRGMLHSDNSKKVAAHYKCMLFSSGTVQLTTTSRAEFGNFEVKTVIQEIKRGKRMKCTLCTQLGATIGCEIKACVKTYHYHCGLQDKAKYIENMARGIYKLYCKNHSGNEERDEEDEERENRSRERAASDHGGTPATQVNGN; encoded by the exons ATGTCGGGACAGAAGAAAGTCGCTGCAGCACGGCTGCTTAAATGTGCCTTCTGCAGAACCAACAGAGACAAGGAGTGTGGCCAGTTGCTGCTGTCGGACAGCCAGAAGGTGGCAGCCCACCATAAGTGCATG ctgttctcctctgctctggtcACGTCTCACTCAGACAGTGAAAACATCGGCGCATTCTCTGTTGAGGATGTGAAGAAGGAGATCAAGAGGGGGAACAAACTG ACGTGTTCTTCTTGTCACCGGCCGGGTGCTACTATCGGCTGCGACGTGAAGACCTGTCGGAGGACGTATCACTATTACTGTGCCCTAAAGGACAAAGCTCAAATCAACGAGAATCCCTCACAAGGGACTTACAT TGTTTACTGTCGCAAACACCGAGATGATTCTCTGGACAACGTTGAAG aTGAAGAGGGAGGTGTGGCCAATGAGTCCGACTCGTcacctccacagagcagaggcagaggaaggtTTGAGAAGGTGAGAGCCAGGGCGGGCTCTCGTGGCCAATCGGAAGACACCCGCTCAACCTCCTCACAGGCTGCAGACGAGGAGAGCTCCTCCCAT CGGGACAGGTCACCTCTCCGGACCAGCCAAGGAGACGGCGGCCAGCGCTGTGGCTTTTGTCATGCTGGTGAGGAAGAGAACACAACGAGGGGCATGCTTCACAGCGACAACTCCAAGAAAGTGGCGGCACACTACAAGTGCATG CTTTTTTCATCGGGGACAGTCCAGCTGACGACAACATCGCGCGCTGAGTTTGGAAACTTTGAAGTAAAAACAGTCATCCAGGAAATCAAGCGAGGGAAAAGAATG AAATGTACTCTGTGCACTCAGCTGGGAGCCACCATTGGCTGTGAAATCAAAGCATGTGTGAAGACCTACCACTATCACTGCGGCCTGCAGGACAAAGCCAAGTACATCGAAAACATGGCCCGCGGCATCTACAA ACTGTACTGTAAGAACCACAGTGGGAATGAGGAGagggatgaggaagatgaggaacgAGAGAATCGCAGCAGAGAGAGGGCAGCTAGCGACCATGGAGGAACACCGGCAACGCAAGTGAACGGCAATTAG
- the pabir2 gene encoding protein FAM122B: MAQEKMELDLEIPSLLVQTDGHLRRSNSAPMINGLSDNSQVFQREVLRSRRNSTTVVNRPNMVPSSPIRVPSTRLHQIKQEEGVDVMNREFAHEREIQSAMQISQSWEESLSLSDNDLEKSVSSSPKRIDFVPVSPAPSPTRGLGKKQCFSPSLQILVSSNGLTPSPIPSPTRRFSRRSQSPINCIRASILGPIKRKGGEMETESQPKRLFQGTTTMLSSDISSLSDLSSCHSPDLLDVSLSSVGSSTDSPGKMEGVSPSSSSNSPFASLQDLSPK; encoded by the exons ATGGCCCAGGAGAAGATGGAGCTGGATCTGGAAATCCCATCTTTGTTAGTGCAGACCGATGGCCACTTGAGGAGATCCAACAGTGCACCCATGATCAATGGCTTAAG TGATAACTCCCAAGTGTTCCAGAGAGAGGTCCTGCGCAGCCGGAGAAACAGCACTACAGTTGTAAACAGGCCCAACATG GTCCCTTCATCGCCTATCCGTGTCCCCAGCACCAGACTTCACCAGATCAAACAA GAGGAGGGTGTAGATGTGATGAACAGAGAATTTGCTCACGAGCG GGAAATTCAAAGCGCCATGCAGATCAGCCAGTCCTGGGAAGAAAGCCTTAGTCTG agtGACAATGATTTGGAGAAGTCAGTATCATCGTCTCCAAAGCGCATTGACTTTGTGCCCGTGTCGCCGGCCCCTTCTCCAACCAGAGGGCTTGGAAAAAAG CAGTGTTTCTCTCCTTCATTACAAATCCTTGTGAGCAGCAATGGCCTAACACCCAGCCCAATACCCAGCCCGACACGGCGCTTCAG CCGACGCAGTCAAAGCCCCATCAACTGCATCAGAGCCAGCATACTGGGGCCAATAAAACGCAAAG GAGgtgagatggagacagagagtcaACCCAAGAGGCTCTTCCAGGGCACCACCACCATGCTGTCCTCCGACATCTCCAGCCTGTCAGATCTGAGTTCTTG TCACTCTCCAGATTTACTGGATGTCAGTCTCAGCAGCGTCGGCTCCTCCACCGACTCCCCAGGCAAAATGGAGGGGGTGTCGCCCTCCTCATCCAGCAACTCGCCCTTCGCTTCCCTCCAGGATTTGTCCCCAAAATGA